Below is a window of Rhodamnia argentea isolate NSW1041297 chromosome 11, ASM2092103v1, whole genome shotgun sequence DNA.
GATCTTTTTGGTTCTTATGCCGAATCATCCTGCGCTGCCcttgttgttgcttccatctcttctttcagAATTGATCGTGACTTCACTGCCATGTGTTATCCCTTGCTTATCAGCTCTGAGTATCCTTGTTTGCTTGATCACAACTCTCTTTGCGACCGACTTCCTTGAAATCAGGCGCATGGAGGAAATCAAACCTGCATTGAAGAAGCAACTTATTATTTCCACAATTCTAATGACTGTTGGAATTGCTATTGTTAGCTGGATTGCTCTGCCCTCATCATTCACAATTTACAGCTTCGGGTCACAGAAAGTTGTGAAGAACTGGTGAACTCTTTGATAGTTCTTATCTCTTTCTGATCCTAAATGCTGCTTTCTTCTAATATTGCTCATGTGACATACTTTGAATGTCAGCGGACTTCtacaagattgaattgatatgtTGAGCATATGTAGCTGCTAATTATGGATATGATCTTGCAGGCAGCTGTTCGTGTGTGTAGGTGTAGGTCTTTGGGCTGGACGAATTATTGGGTTTGTCACTGAATATTACACGAGCAATGCCAACAGGTACTAAAATTCTACAGTAAATGAATGATACGACTCTTTACGACTGTTGATGATCATGAGCTGACCACGTAATGATCCTTTTCTCTGCAGCCCCGTCCAAGATGTTGCTGATTCCTGCAAAACTGGTGCTGCCACCAACGTCAATTTTGGCCTTTCCTTGGGATATAAGTCTGTCATTATCCCAATTTTTGCTATTGCCATTAGCATTGTTGTGAGTTTCAGTTTTCCTGCCATGTATGGAATTGCTGTGGCTGCCCTTGGGATGCTGAGTACCACTGCCGCTGGAGTGGCCATGGATGCTTACGGTCCCATCAGCAACAATGCTAGAGGTATTGCTAAGATGGCTGGCATGAGTGCCAGAGTTCGTCAGAGCACTGATGACCTTGTCGCTGCGGGCAATACTAGTGCTGCCACTGGAAAGGTACAGGCAATCTTGCATATGAATATAGTTCGGGACAGTGTCCTGTTGTCCTTTTAGTAGCTTATTTAGATAGAACTCATAACATGGCAGGGGAAAGGATGTCTGGGCGTAGGAAAATTTCATGAGATCACGTTCATATCATCCAGAGTCTCTGCATTATTGTCCAATTACTTTGTTTTTCACCATAAATGAATTGATGTTACGTTAACTATGCAAGTCTTTTCTTGCTGGTGTGGCATGATGTTTGTCTAAAAATCACCTGTCTTTTTTCCCTTGATGTGCTGCCTTTCATCTATGATTCTTAATTTAGCCCTATTGTCGAAATATCCTTTCTGCTGTTTAAATCTAAAAGTAGATTGACCATTTTTTGTCTCTTATCTGGTATGTAGGGATTCGCTATTGGATCAGCTGCTCTGGTGTCTCTCGCTTCGTTCGGTGCATTTGTGAGTCGTGCAGCAATTTCTACCATTGATGTCTTGACACTGAAGGTCTTCATCAGTTTGGTCGCGGGTGCCATGCTTCCTTACTGGTTCTCTGCTATTGCCATGAAAAGTGTGGGGCGTGTTGCGTCGAAGATGTTTCAGGAGGTCTGCGGGCAGTTAGACATTCCAGCGCTCATGGCTGGTCATAAGAACCCTGACCATGCTACATGCGTCAAAATTTCAACTGATGCATCTATCAGGGAGATGATTCCACCTGGTGCCCTTGTCATTCTTACACCACTTATCGTTGGGACCTTCTTTGGTGTGGAGATGCTGTCTGGTGTTTTGGCTGGCTCTCTTGTTTCAGTTGTTCAGGTAATCTTTACCAAAATAATTTATGTCAATCTATATCGTTAGTCATTTTTTGCACAAATTTGAGTAGGTTAGTGAACTAGGTTTGCTGATTAATGCTTTTATCATCACAACTATGGCAATGCTGGAGCTCCGTCTGTTGTCTCATTTCATTGTGGTATTTTCCTGATGAATATTATTTGTTGGGCTTGGTTTCAAACAGATTGCAATTTCGGCATCCTGCTCTGGTGGAGCATGGGACCATGCAAAGAAGTACATTGAGGTATGCAGCTGCTCCAACTGCTCAAAAGCTAGTTTCTGTCTGTGGTGGTTCAGCGACCTGCTAatagatttttctttccttcatatCTTGAATTTGGTTTCAGGCTGGTGCTTTGGAGCATGCAAGGACCCTTGACTCCAAGGCATCGAAGCTTCTCGAGGCTGCTGTTGTTGGAGATACCATCGGTGATCCAGTGAAGGACACTGTAGGTCCATCACTCAACATCCTCATCAAGCTAATGGCCGTGGAGTCGCTTGTGTTTGCTCCTTTCTTTGCAACTCACGGTGGTCTGCTCCTCAAGATTTTCTGAGGGAGGAAATTGAAGACTTTCCTTTTGTAGTAGCAGGCATTATAATCGACTCAATTTGCACTTGGCATCTATTTCCATGTTACTTTTCTATAGCTTTAGGGAAAGGAATTACTAAGGAGGATGATGCTGATGATTAAGATGGTTTGGATTTTATGAAAATCTCCACACGTGTTTTAAGGTTGAACCTGGCAATTTAGGTATCCTTCTGCATTAACTATGCCATGCATAGTTGCGCCTGGGTTGGAATGacttggagattcaagttgagataagttgatgtaGAAGGATATCTAAATTAAGGAAGAGCATACCTAACGTTGAGCTCATACGTGATGGGGAGATTATTAAgatacacgtgtgagttgtgttaaaaaaatctcaCATTGGAGAATTGGTTGTGCTATTGAGCAATCACTATATCCTAGTTGCCCTATAACTC
It encodes the following:
- the LOC115726608 gene encoding LOW QUALITY PROTEIN: pyrophosphate-energized vacuolar membrane proton pump 1-like (The sequence of the model RefSeq protein was modified relative to this genomic sequence to represent the inferred CDS: inserted 2 bases in 1 codon), with the translated sequence MALLSALATEIAIPVCAVIGIVFSLVQWLLVSGVKFAPKLHAPPSSPSPNSDDNGHSNYLEEVDEDVNDQAVVSKCAEIRSAISEATKSFLFTEYRYVGVFTVAFTILIFLVLGSVERFSIQSQPCTYDPSRMCKPALATAVFSAVSFSVGAFTSLLSGFLGVKIATYANARTALEGRRGIGKAFITAFRAGAVTGFLLVANGLLVLYIAINLFKLYYGDDWEGLFEAITCYGLGGSSMALFGRVCGGIYSKAANVGALLVGKVRKNIPKDQRNPAVIADNVGANVMEIAGMGSDLFGSYAESSCAALVVASISSFRIDRDFTAMCYPLLISSXSILVCLITTLFATDFLEIRRMEEIKPALKKQLIISTILMTVGIAIVSWIALPSSFTIYSFGSQKVVKNWQLFVCVGVGLWAGRIIGFVTEYYTSNANSPVQDVADSCKTGAATNVNFGLSLGYKSVIIPIFAIAISIVVSFSFPAMYGIAVAALGMLSTTAAGVAMDAYGPISNNARGIAKMAGMSARVRQSTDDLVAAGNTSAATGKGFAIGSAALVSLASFGAFVSRAAISTIDVLTLKVFISLVAGAMLPYWFSAIAMKSVGRVASKMFQEVCGQLDIPALMAGHKNPDHATCVKISTDASIREMIPPGALVILTPLIVGTFFGVEMLSGVLAGSLVSVVQIAISASCSGGAWDHAKKYIEAGALEHARTLDSKASKLLEAAVVGDTIGDPVKDTVGPSLNILIKLMAVESLVFAPFFATHGGLLLKIF